The region ACCCCTCGTTTCGAGGGAAGTGCATGGGCCCGATCCTTGGTCAGTGCACCTGTCTTCGATTGGGTGAACGGCCAGGACGGATCGAAGCAGTCGACGAGCCAACTCTGGCACAACATGCTGAGTCTACAGAATGGCGGCGTCTTGTCGTTCAACGCGCGCAGGCGTTTCGAGCGGCTCGACCAGGCAGCATCCATCCAGGGACGCCCGCTCACTTCGGGTGACTACGAGTTCTCCTCCGTAGACCTCAGCGGTCGGACGAGCCAAAGCAACACGTTGTCCGGACGGGTGAACGCTTCCTTCGGAAACTTTTGGAACGGAACACGGACTACATACGGCGGATCGCTCACCTGGAAGACCGGCCCGAACCTTACAGTCACGGGCTCGGCGCGCCGCAACAACGTCGATCTCCCCGTGCAGGACGGTGCGTTCTCGACGACCCTGATGAGCATGAACGTGCTCGCCGCCGTATCGCGCGACCTGTTCGCCAATGCCCTGGTGCAGTGGGACGACGTCTCGGAGACACTTCAGGCCAACATCCGCATCAACTGGATCCATACTCCGGGGAGCGACCTCTTCCTCGTCTTCGACTCGGGGTATCTGACGCAGGACCTCCTCGACCCACGAGAGAGCCGTTGGCTCCGCCGGACGGGCGTAGTGAAGCTGACCTACATGCTGGCCTTCTAACGCAGAGCCCGTGAAAGCGTAGGCGGCAGGGGTTCACCGCGGCCATGCGCGCACGAGATCTCGAGACACAACTCAATCAGGTGATCGGCACGATTGTAGATCTCGAGGGCCAGGTGGATGGTCTCCTCGAATCAATCGATGGCAAGAATCTCTCCAATGAGACTCAGGTCCGAAGCACCGCCGGGCAGCTCGAAGTCCTGACCGAGGCGGAGTCATCTCAGATTTGAATGACCTGCTCGAAGACGCGCCGAAGATCATTACGAATTGGCGGAGGGTGATCAGCTAGGCGTCACTCACATAAACCGACATGTGCGAAGGGCCCGGAGCGTCACCGCCTCGGGCCCTTCTTCACGAAAGACACTGGCCCGCCCCTACCAGATCAGCGCGTGTGAGTACTTCACCATGATCTGACGTCCCGCGGAAAGCGGCAGCCGCGGGTCCATCCCGTTCGCGCGATCCATATATAGGCCCTCGTTCCACACGATCCACAGGTCCGTACCCTCACTGAAGTGGTACCGGAAGCGCATGTTCATGCTGGTCAGGTCGCTGTTGTCCGAGTACTGAGCGAACACGCTGAACGAGAGATTCGCATCGAGCGCCAGCTGGACCTTGGCCTTCCCGACGTGGATTGTGGTAGCCTGGTCGCGGTCTCCGAAGGAGATGCGGTTCGCTTCGTAGCCACCACTGAGTTCCAGGTTCTTCGAGAGCGTCCACGTCGGGTTGATTTTCAGGCCCAAGTGAGTGCCATCGTAGAACGACCCTCCGGTGAGCTCGACGTCACCACGAGCCATGAATGCTCGCGGCAGTTCGAAGCGCGCGCGCGCTTCGTGAAACCAATAGTCCCCAATCGGAACGACGACGTCGGCGATGCCGAAGTCGCGATCCAGGCTCTCGTAGGTCGAGGTTGCACCAATTGTGATCTGAGTGCCGTTCCTCAACTCCATGTTCACTTCGGGCATCACGGAGCGTGACTCCGCCGACCGATCGTCCAGGCGGAGGTAGTTGGCTCCGCGCACGATGAAGGCAGCGCTCCGTACCGATGAGGCATCATCCATGAAGTGCCGGTACTGCCCGCTCCCACCGTAGTAGAGGAAGTCGCGCCGAATCTGGAAACCGAGCCCGGGCCGGTAGTCCTCACCCACTCGGCGGAACTCCGCCGAATATCCGAGTCCCGCATCCTTGCGGCGCTCCCAGCGTGCCACGAACAAGCCGGCATCGAGCGCGCTGCCTTCGTCGATGACTTCATCGAAGGTCTGAGCCCACTTCGCGGTGACGTACTCGTCTCCCGTGACACGGATCGAAGCATCCACGCCGTACGCAATATTGTCGTTCCCGCCGGATCCGAGCCTCGTGGTCAGCATGCCACCGACCGAGGAATACGGATTCAGCACCTGCTGACTCAGCCGGAGGACACCCATGTTCTCAGCAGCCCGATTCTCATCGCCCGCAGTCTGCATGTTCAGGAACCCAAAGTCGGTCCCGCCCAACTGTCCCACGGCCCGAGCGCCTCCATAGATGCGGACCATCTGGCCATTTACCAGACCAATCTGCCGGCTATGGAAGAGGCGATCCGTGAAGCCCCCCGTAGAGAACTGGAAGGTGGATGAGCGTTCTTGGAAGAACTGCCGCTTCTCTGGAAAGAAGAGCGCGAAGCGCGTCAGGTTT is a window of Longimicrobiales bacterium DNA encoding:
- a CDS encoding DUF5916 domain-containing protein; the protein is MKRVLLAGLTVALISTPLLAQEELVDRSRSIPIQIARLTSAVVIDGVVDEPAWDAIAPLPMAMYSPVFGGALTERSEIRLAHDDEYFYVSGRLFDSDPSGIRTNTLYRDLYSGDDLLALIIDSYNDYETASWFITNPAGVRNDRALSNDAEFSGGMPMNSDWNAHWDVVTTQNQEGWFVEFRIPFSTLGFQAVDGQVTMGFSTYRVIARKNERQIYPAIEPIWGRIGFAKPSQAQRVQLRDVVQSKPVYVTPFWLGGMTQRPFLASPPEVPSTRWRTNDDPMREMGLDLRFSPTSNLALDLTVNTDFAQVEADDQQVNLTRFALFFPEKRQFFQERSSTFQFSTGGFTDRLFHSRQIGLVNGQMVRIYGGARAVGQLGGTDFGFLNMQTAGDENRAAENMGVLRLSQQVLNPYSSVGGMLTTRLGSGGNDNIAYGVDASIRVTGDEYVTAKWAQTFDEVIDEGSALDAGLFVARWERRKDAGLGYSAEFRRVGEDYRPGLGFQIRRDFLYYGGSGQYRHFMDDASSVRSAAFIVRGANYLRLDDRSAESRSVMPEVNMELRNGTQITIGATSTYESLDRDFGIADVVVPIGDYWFHEARARFELPRAFMARGDVELTGGSFYDGTHLGLKINPTWTLSKNLELSGGYEANRISFGDRDQATTIHVGKAKVQLALDANLSFSVFAQYSDNSDLTSMNMRFRYHFSEGTDLWIVWNEGLYMDRANGMDPRLPLSAGRQIMVKYSHALIW